From the genome of Clavelina lepadiformis chromosome 2, kaClaLepa1.1, whole genome shotgun sequence:
GAGCAGTGTGAGCCGTTACAGAGAAGTTGACCATGAGATTCTGGCTTTAGTCTTGCAAAGCAATTAATTTGCTGATTTGTTTTAGCTAATACAatgtacagtactgtaatGACATAAATTGTAGTATGCTGTATGTTCTGACGTACAAATCTTGTTTAACGTAAAGAATATGGGGAGGCTCGTCCCCCAGGATTTCCGCCCATGTTGAGAGCAATAGGCCGTTTATTGCTTATTTTTCACGTATTTGTTATTGGTTTGGTTCTACTGGTAATTTTTGACATCATATCCCAAAGATCGGGACACTTTTTGATAGGGTCATCATAGAGCAAACTTAAAAACTAATTTCGACTTAATTATGAggtttaaagcaaaattaacAGTCGCAGTTGGCtataaactttttgctattttacaaacatataTTACAGTAAGAGtcactttcaaaatttaagGTTGAGAATTGTATAAATCCATTTTAATAACCCGCACAATTAGAAATTGGCCATGCTTGTTCAGCATCTAGGCCCCTAGGTATTGAATTTGTAAGCACTTTGCTTGTGATGCATGAATTTGCTTGTGTTTTGGATAAAGTTTGATTTGCATATTATGTTGGCTTTACATGTACACTGTATACTGTCACTTTGATCTTTGCAGCAACCAAACCCATGGCTTTGAGCATGTCCAGCAACCCCAATCCAAACTCCAAGTCAATGTCCACTGTTGTTGATCTTACTAAAGGAAGTTCCGCATCTGCAGCACCTGTGACAACAGTACCTTTGCCAGTTGCTTCCAGTGAATGTTAGTAAACTTTCTAATAACTAGCTATCGTTAAATTAATGTCACCTAATCTTAAATTGGTGGCTCTCAAACTGTCTGCGTGAATGTTTAAAATGTATGCCcaatttctacttttttcGTGATATTCGTTGACTTACTTACCAAGTAAAAGTTACTGTAACGTATGTCTGATAGTAATGGACTACAAGCCTTTTTCCGGTGACATCAATGAAATAAGGCAATCTAAGCTGCAACTACCATTATACTGTTTTGGTACCATAAATAGTGACGCATTTGTGACATTAGAATTGCAATTGTGACAACATAGTTGCCCTAGCTTTGTAAACTAGCGACGCAATAATCATTCATATGATACAAATTATGGCGCGCATCTAAGAAATATTTATCGCAGTATAGTTTTTATTATTGTAGTGAGTGAGCGCCCAAGAAAACAAATGATTTGGGTTGACAATACACTACAAAATGGttttaaaaccaaacttttGTGCTTTCAGCTACTAAAACTGTAGTGTGGCGTGAAAAAATGCAGGTTTTGTTAGTGTGTCAtacattaaaaaatattgataacCACCGCTTTAAATGCTAGTAAAGTATTTATGATTAGCTGCACCCTCAATATCTCATTAACTCAAACCTTCATTTAACTGAATGTTTTTTGTCTACCCCACGCCATAAATAGAGCTGCTTACATcgaaataattcaaaaaaaacGCTAGTCCATACATTATGTCATTACAAAGTGGCTTCAGCTATTTTACTCTGTATTGATTGAGATTTTGGAGTTGTAACTGATGAAATGGCAGTGCCAAGTCGCTTATTTACTCCTAATTACCGCTAATTTCAccagttttgttaattttagctAGAGTAATTTAGTCAACCCCTTCAGCTTCAATTAACAACGTTTTGCtgcatatatattttattttggtgtATATAGTGTTAATTATACAAGTACGTTTTACAGCAAAACACCATTACCATCCAGTCCATCCATCTGCAGCttctttgcaaaaagattTTAATCCATCATTAAGCGTTACTTCATCAGCTGTACCAGGTGGTTGCAAGTGATTTTATACCTTGAGCTAAATTATTTGTTGCAATGCCTTTTATTAgactaattatttttttcattttgcattgtGCTAGGTGAATTAACATCAGGCTATCAACATTCATATTCTGCTAAAGATAAACAGGCCATGAGGGAAAGAGCTGCGGATATTCCTGAATCACCAATTCCTGTTTCTGCTCTTTTATTTAAATCCACCAAGTATGTTTTAAAGTCCTAGActcaaacatattttctgaTCAAAACTGTAATAATTTTCCTACATTTTAGAGCTCCTACTCTTTTGCAGCCAGGAGCAGCAGCACAGGTAACATTTATGTAATATGCATTCTGTAAAATTAAATGTGGTGCTTAGTGGCACATAAACGTGCTATGACATGACTATGGCACTCTGAACAGTAAATTCCtttaaatcaaacattttattttcaccaaCAGAATGTTATTTTAAAGAATAGTGACACATACAGAAGAAAGGAAAAAATCAAACCTTCACTTCATCCAATGCTGATTGGTGAACCCACTTCTCTGGATAAGCAATATTTTTCTGCTGCAATGTCAAACATGGCATGTCTGGGATCTTTGGCTGGCGGTATACCACTTCGGCAGAAGACAGTTTGCACCTCCTCTTTATCTATGCCAATTGACAGTTTAGTCCCTTCGATATCATCTCCTGAAAGACGTAGTCAAGAAACCATTGCTGGCATTAGACTTGCAAATGTAGATCGTATGAAAACAACAAGTCAATCGGCAGTCCCTCTAATAATAGACCCAAGGGATATTGGACAGAGCAGTGTTTACTTCAGTAATCCTGCTAGGCGGACCCCATTACAAGGTCCCACTCATGCCGATATTACTGGCATATGTTCAAAACAATCTATGTCTAACCCTGTTTCTCCTACAAGAAAGGATTCTATTTCTAGAGAAACACTACTAAATCCTCTTCCAACACTGCACCCAGCACCTATGTTTCCTGGATATACTTTTTCTCACATGCTGCCTGCAGGAACCAATCTTGGGAATATCAAGCAGGAGAAAAATACAGACTTTCAGTTAAATATAAAGCAATCTCATTTAGATGATGCCAGAAGAACAGCGATTTCTGTAAAGGTCGATCCTGCTCATGGATTTGCTCATCAGTATTTTCCACCTGCATCCCATTCTATGGTATCAAGAGATAGGGCCATTGATGAAGGAAATTCACTGATGCAGAGGAGTACATTGTCTCCACAACCTATGCCTAAATCCTCCCATCGATCCTCATCAGCCCTGAGTCAAAATGTTTCCCGACATTCATCACCCATTGCTCATTCTCATATAGAGAAGCAGTTTAAAGAAGGTGCGTAGAAAgaataatttttaacatcttttgttgttaatgtttgaaattataaGTATTTCTTAACTTGATTATGATTATCTATAGAAATACCAAGACCGTCTTCCGCTGCCAGAAGAACACCAGATAGAAGAAGTGTCGGGGATTCATCTGTTTCGGTTTGTGTGCTGTCTTTGTTCAAGCAGTGTATGTATTGCTTTGTGCTTATGCAAGCAGTGCTTTGTATTTAGACTTCTCATCATCGATCATTTCCAAGTCAGTCAATTACTCCCATGTCAAGGTCTCGACCTGTTCTCTTGCCAGATGTCAAGCCAAAAGAAGAGCCACCTGTAACACCAATAACATCAAGTAATTACTGTAATCTTCACATGGATGTATCCCACGATTTCAAAATTACATTGTCATATTTTAGcagttaaaaacttttctttttttagtAACTCATCACCAGATAATATGCGCAACTGCAACTGCTGCAGTCGCTGCAAACCCAAAGAGGCACCCCACTACTTCTTTTAACCATGCTTTGGCTATTCCAACTGGATCAGACCAAGAAAATAATCCGAACGTTATACCATTTAGTGTCAATCCATGCTATTATCAAATTCCAGGTACATTTTGTTGTTCTGCCTgaagtactgtactgtacatactttttataataCATTATTTGTCAGGTTTCTCTTGGTTATTGGTATAATATGTTTGCAGTCGTAAATGCACCATGTACTCACGTTCAGTGTGAAACTAGAATCCCATATGATATACTTAGTTAAGTGTAGTTTAAAAGTTATTAGCATTTCATACTCATGTCAGATAAGACTAAACTAAATTGTAAACTTAGGATTTAAATAGTTTATGACCTTATCAGCCTTATCCTGATTTGCGCATTAAGTCATAGGAACTTAAGGTTATATTTGTTGTACTTATGAAGGAGCACCTCCCGGACTTGCTTCAATGCCTAGGCCAACACCCCCAAATAGCAGAGCTGTTTCAACTGCTTCTGAAAACCCAGAAAATTCACGACAAAAACTTTTGTCACAGGATTTTGCCACTGCACAGCTcatgcaacaacaacaacagcttGCAGGTTTGTTTTATCTGTATTTGCATATGCATGGTTTAcatagaaaaatgtttttgtatccAGAACAGAATAATGTCATCACAagctcccaagttcaaaataGCCTgtataatttcatcaaagcaaTAAGCTGTTGTATAGTTTATGGTTATCAGAGAAGCAATCATAACTCACCAACCATCGCCAAAAACTCCGGGCAGTGCAAAtctgaaaattttccaaactGTCTGAGGCAAAGACTATTATGCTCTACCAGTGCAAGGTTTACTATAGACTGTGCTTGCACTACCTGCACTATAGGCAACGATGCCTACAAGCGTTCATGAGCTCAATTAGTTGTGCGGTAACTCTTTTTAACCAGCTtacttgtaaatattttcagaagttaattatgatttttttgttaaaatttaagtACAGTATATCACTGGAATAtatgtttgtaaatttctCATGAGTGCAATTTTGAATGGgcataatttcttttctatgcTCAACTAAATACGTTCTTGATCGTCGcctaatatttttaatttttctgctGTGTTGATCTTAGTTCTGTGATGACAATTCTGGGTACTCATTTCCATTAGAGATGGGGAACCTGTGGACAATACTGTTAAGTCACCAGTCGTTGTAAGAATTCAGGTTCTGGCCACAAGTCCAATTCTTTAAATCCAATTATCaaataacaatttttgaaGTATCAGTGCTAGTTTCATACGTCCCACTTGTAAAAAGCATAGACAAAGTCATCCGACAAAAAGAATACAGTTTTCAAATCATACATTTTCAACCAAATTTCACAAACTTGTTGGTAAAATGTTGTTTGATTACAATGCTACAGCtaccaatgaaaatttttccaaGTTGGTTAATATGGGCATGTAACCGAATGACCTAAATGCCTTTAACCTGATCTGCTTGTAAAGATTATTTCTGAGTTGTTGGTTTAAAAGTCTTGTTATTAGgagaaaacgtttttgttttgtaaggAACAATGCCATTACATACAACCAATGTTATCCTTGTTCTACTGTAATCAAAACGTTTTTTGACCGTCAGCtagtttttcaaacaaaacctgCTTTCATGGCCAAGAAGTCCtaattaaaaatagttttagtaatttttcTGCATCATATAGTATAAAGCTGTTGAAATTCTGTTTATCTTTAGGCCACTTTCCGTTTCAACTTCCTGGTTTTCCAGCCATGCCTCCTCATTCTAACCCTCCCAACCCTCTTGTGAATCTGCGACAATTAGGTATGTGTGAACATAGGAAGGTAATGCTTAGTGCATATTATGGATTTTCTACATTTTTGCAGAATTATCAAACCAAGCAGATCGAATCAGTTTTATTCCAGGCCAGACATCTGTTGCAAGTCCACTTTCATCACCACACACCAGTTTGGGTTTGATAAAGACATCACGACCGCAGAGTCCACCATCTCCGCATAGAGCAAACACTCCAGTTAAGCAAAATGTCAGATCTCTTTATCCATCACCAAGCCCAGTACAGATTGTAGAGGCAATGGCACAAGCTGCTGGGGAAAAGTTCAGATCCTCAAGTCCTCTAAGGGGACCAAATATGGACAGACGTTCGCCAACATATCCAGCACATGAGGCAAGAAAAACACCCCCAGTTTTCCATCCACTTCCTTTAAAAGAATCATTGGGAAGAAATATGGCATTACCAGAAGGTTTTCTTGGAGCGCTTGACCCACACGCAGCAACTAGAAGTGCAACGAGTCCAAATAGACTTAGTCACAAAAGCAGGACCATCAAACAAGAAAAGAGCTCTGATTTAATTGGATATGATCATGCTGTAGTTTCTGAATCAATGCGAGGACGGGAACAATCATCAGGTACTTCTTTATCATGCAACAGAGATTATCATGTGCCATTAACTATGGTGAGCAGTGAATCATCCAGAACAGATTCAGAAATGGCTTTGCAAGTCCTGTCTGGACTTTCAAATGATGCTTCGAAAAGGTGAATGTATTTTACAAACTTAACGGATATTTTGTGGTTAAGTACTTTATAGAAGTTTGGAAGTAGTGTACATAAGAAATGTTTGCTCACTTAGTATTGTTTTGCTCTTTGTATACTTACAAATGTATTTAACTGTTTGAGCACAGTTATTGGAAGACTTTTATTTGGAACTTGATtataaagtaaattaaatttttactgtttATGATATTGACAAAATGCCTTAATGGTCATGGATGAACTTTTTTCACAGAACCTACCGTTCTTTTCATGAAGACAAAAGCAAAACAGATAAAAGCAACATTAAGAGAGAACCTGACAAATGggtaaataaaattacttttggTATTCTGTACCATAATTTAGTGAGATGCTGATGTTTTTTTGATATCTTGTGAAATGCATTTTGTGAATATTGCAAGCAAAGTAGTTAAAGTTAGCACATTTGTGATGTTTTTGTTCTATAGTTATATACTGTTAGAACATATCTTAATCTTTTCCCATGGACATAGTTTCTTGAAGTTTGGTACTGTTTAGCACTGTGGTTGCCAAACATATTGCTCATGTAGTTGTAAGTACAGAGCAGCAAGTGCAATTTACAAAACTCTGATTTTTTAGCGTCAATCACACGTTCCAACTGGCAAAACACAGGAAAAAATTGCTAGAGATTTAAAATATACCGGGCGGACGGTAATGACCACAGGGCTTCTTATAAATGCTATTATTGATCGAAATATTAACCAGTATGAGGAAACTGCCAAACAGGAAGACAAGAAGGTTAGATTTGTTGATATCTGTGAGTAAGTTGTCTTTGATATGCAGAACAGTCTATTATGTTTAATCCAAGCGTCATTAATATCTTCAGGAAAAGTACAAGACACAAGAAATGGCCATTAAACCACCAATAGGAAAACCAGCCCACAGTGAATCAGGAACCAAACGGGTACGGTACACTTCATGCTACTCCAGTGCAGTGCCAGTTGTCAACTATAACCTTGTACgtaataaatattattttgttcttcAGCTTAGTGACCAGGGGCCAAGCACACAGCAAGGTTTGAGAGCTGACCCCACTATTATCAGCATTGCAAGACAAGCAGCTGTTGCTGAATCCCTGAATACCATCAGTGGCCAAAATACGATCCCAGCACAAAGGACAAAAACATTGCATGAGTGTAGTCATGACATCATATCTGGGATATATAACCAGTAAGTAAACCCCAAAAGTAGGGAGTAATGTAACTAAATATCCTTCGTCTTGTCTGAGTCAGCAACTTTTTGATGTTCAATCTCATTTCCGAAGGAGATCAGATTCCACAAAGCTACCAGGAAGAGCAAATGCAGACACACAAAAGCAAGAGGAAGTTGCAATGGTATGCTCCCAAAAAGTGTTCTTGTTTATgatgtaattttgttttctttaccTTTGCATTACAAGCTTACACTATATTGTCACAGTGGCTTAGCTGGGTTCCAAGGTGAGGGAGGGCCCATCCTGCTTTAAAGCAAGGCTAATTTCATAGTTTATTTTACTGTGGagtgaaattactaaaaacaaagttattaTTCAAAAAATCTTGCATGGGGCTCCCTGAAAATTTGCATGTGAACTTCATGTGAGGCTAATATTTCATGATTTCCAAAAAATAAGTACCTCAAACTCCTGCAATTGCATTGCAATTTTCAAGCACATTTTAGCTTAACATATGCATGCAacttgaaagtttttaaatcgCCGTTTCCCAAGGTAGTTCCTACACTGAAAAACAACACTGGCCATCCTGGCCTCTGATTGGCGTAACAGAGTGTTTTATAGCATGAGGCTACTTGACGTAAAAGTTCGATGAAACAATATTTTCCAACAAATTGTGAAAGCtgaatttaaatttcaaatctCATAATTAACATGTTAGATTTAGGGCAGTCAGAACTGACTGCTATAGTCAGCTAGTGGGATTCCAACCCGCGCTCACGCAAACCAATGTACGTTTTAGTTTCAAGACCGCAATACGATTTAACATTATTGACGCGAgtgtattttcatttgttaactgtcTGTTAATTGCAGGTTACCATATATTGCTAAAACTTGTGGAAATTACCTAATTagattaaaagttaattgaagttatCCTGTTAGCTTCAACAAATAAAGTCTGCTGTGAATAAGAGAAAAACACATTGAAATTATTAGTTAGCTAGTAATATTTACTGAATTAGGCTAAGTATATTTCACATGTGATGTTGGGCCTTCATTTACTAACGAAGTGAAAATTTGGGCCAtcgtaataaaagttttccgACCAATGCCCTAAAGGTTCCTTATCTcctacaaacaatttttatggTTTGAACtcgaaaagttttgcaatttaaTTTCCAAGTAACTTCATTGAAATCAATTGAATTAGTTGTAGTTTTATGACCTTTTTGGGGTTTGGTTTTTTACCCCTCCATATTTTTGGCAACTAGGTATTTATATCTATTacataatttttcaaaacgaAGCTTGTGTTATGTCCCCATTTTATTATAAGCACCTGGCTATTACAACATGACCCACCgtacaataataataacacaatgttgttttttaattgtgaTGATCATTGTAGTCATTTATGAACTGTTTTACTTGGTGTATTTACCGGGGTTTTTTATGAACAATTTGAGTAGTAGACCTATTTCAATCTTTTATGATGGGTGACAGAGACCCACAGAAATCAATCGGTGGCCCAAACTTGGGCTATGATCTACTGGTAAAGAACCACTAGCCCCAATGGAATAGGACCAAATTCAAATATCTCAAACACCTACACAGTACACCCAAAGTCAAGGCTGAAATTCTTGGCTTGAAATTGCATTTCACGTATTTACCTGGAAACTACCTCAGCTATCTCTTGCATAAACCTAGGAACTTACTTCAGTGCCCCCCAGAAGGGTAAGCTCCAACCTAAAGAACCATACAGATCGTACTGCCCTTGGTTGgtctgaacaaattttttaaactctTTTGTACAAATGTCACAATTTTTGCAGTCTCAAATTGTCAGTAATTCGAAATCTGAATCATACTGCTCAAGCTAGGTgtcaattttgaaaattattattattataaatattagCATCCGAAAGCAAATAGGTATGTATAACTGAAGATATTCAAACAATGATTTTCTTAGGCTCAAAACCCAATGGTTGCAGTTCCTGGTGTACATTCCTCAATGGTCATGGAATCCAGAATACGTGAAGCACTTCAAGCTAGCCAAGTATGATAAGTATTACAAAGCTTGATATTGTCATCGAATTATGCTAAATTTTTGTTCTACATAAGAAAACGTGATACCTTATTCTGAGCTTTATAACAGGGTCATGCTTCAGGGCACAGTTCTCCGTTACATGAAGCTGTTCGACAGACAAGGTTAGACTCATTATAATGCAAACTAACATCAGTTTTTATATGTTTGGCTTTATATTCaacagtaataataatacagtACACAGTGGTATTTATGTGTATAATAATATCTTAGTCCTTGCTTGTTCTTAGTTTAGTGACATACGAAATCTTTCAGGTCTGATAGTAATACTCCAGTGGCACATTCTAGTCTGCCGCCTGCTCATTCAGAGCAATCCTTGCATCATGGATTCCAAAGTAAACACGAAATGAAGAAAGTAGATAACATGCAAAGCGACAATTACAAACGTATGAAACATCTCACATAAAATCATCCATACCTTTTAACAACCAAATAACGAAAATATGTTTATCAGATGTTGCACCTGCAGCCTCACAGCAAATGTTCAGTGTGCTATCTTTCAGAGGTGTCCAGGGTGGTGCTTCTGCTCAGCAGGTAGGTATTGGAAGCTTAGTAACACTACCGAACTCCTTAGTTAATCTTCAGAATTAGTTTTTACATAAACATTACACAATTACAGATCCCTCCGACAGCAAATATCTCAGGAAGGCCGCATATGGTTCCAGGTGTGTGGTTTTTTagttacttttaaatttattttgaaaatatgatttaaattaaaacatttctctTTATTGAGTAGGTGGTCCAAGAACATATCATCCACAACAATCTGCCGTTAGAGAACAAGCCCCGCATTATGAGCCACTGAGTGATGATAGTGATTAGTTATAATTAAACGTGTTGCTGCTCGTATAATCAAATAAACCACGTCTTTCTTGTATTGCTGTATATTGTTTTTTCTGATGTTGtatataaacatttatttggTGAAAAGATATATCATTTCGCTTCTGTTTGCTCGTCTTCTGCTTTTCTTAAAATGTTCTTAATCTTATCTTGAGTCGTTAACCCACGTAGTTTTTCAACGGCATTTTTTTCCGCAGATTCTCTAATTTGATTTGGCACATTTTCTCTTGCCAATTGCATTCGTTTTCTGGCGCGTTGATAGGcatctgcaaataaaacattacCATGTAGCTATTTCTAATGTGGCTGAAGATTTGGTAGAAATAAACCTACCCATTACTCCGTGGATTGCTGTCTTACTGGCTTGACCTCTTGCAATTTGTAACGCACTTTGAAGCTTTTTCCTTGACACAGCAGTTGACAAATTTTCCTGGAAAGCCTTGCACTGCTGTATACAATTTACTTGAACAGTCACAGATCCTCCAGTTTCTGTCCTAACACCATATTTGCTCAGGTGCTTGCCCTAAATTACCGACAGTCAGAAGTGTGTGATGGTTGATATTTTAACATGTAAGTAATAACTTACAGACGGATATATTATAACTTATTACTTCAAATGTATTGGGAATAGCAGCATATGAAATATCCTCAAGTTCAGGATTGCCTCCAATAAAAAATCGGTTAAGCTCTGACGTGATTGCTTCATAACCTTCATTTCCAGTTGGTCTCCAGCATTGCACGACAATCCTTTGACAACCAGGTCTAGTTGGGAGGCTGAAATAACCATAACCTTCAGTTCGTCTCCTTCCCCAAGTATCAGATGATATTACgtgcagaaatatttttggccAATCTAGAGTATCTGTGGAAAAAAACATTACTTACAATACTATGGCTACTCGTTTAATGTTTAGTGGCCATAATGCTAATAGAATTCTGACACAAACACCTTGATCTTCTTGCAGTGGAAAAAATAACTGGTAGTTGAATGGTTGAGCAAAGTAGGCACGTTCAGTATTGCCGGTCAATGTTGTTCTAGAAGAATGGGTGCATCCTGATAAGAGCTGACCTAAGAAAAGcagaacaaaaataacactaCAGCGGTATTGTTAGCACCACTCACCGGTAAAAACAGCACAAACTGTTTCCTTTCCactagaaaaaaaacttttgaaaacgaGTACATTTACCATCCATTTACAGAATATATAAACAGTGATGAAAATCATGTTCTTACCAGGATCACAAGACCAATTTTTAGGTAAATCCACAAAAAACTCTACATGAAGGTCATCATACTCAAACGATTCTGCTGACAAAATTTCCCCATATGCCAGCAGACGGAATATACCGCTAGGTAGTTCTTCAAAACTTTCACCAACCAAACCTTTTAGGTACGTTTGGTGCTTTCTATAAAGCTAAGGTCaagtaaagaataaaagcATGTTAATCAAAGAGATAAGTGAAATCAGCCACCATTCATGTTTTCATAATTACATACTTCAGATATAACTTTGCCCTCTCTTCTAGATTCCATTTTGCTAACAACGTTGGAAACATGTTCCACCTGAAAGTCCCAAATATCTCGACTCAATCCACCTTCCTCGATTctacaaagaaacatttagaTTTAAACACCGCTGAAACTATATAGTATCATACATACTTCATTTTAAGACCAATTTACCTTAGCCTAGCACTTTAACTGTGAAATTGTTAACAGAAACAGCAACAACATATATACAAACCTGTACGGTGGCTTTGACCGTGTAAAGTCTGGTGAAACCCTTATGACACAATTGTCATCATATTCAATAGTGCAAAGTCGACGCTCAAATTCTGCGCTTCCTAATCTGTAAcagtaataaaagtttatggTACAGGTACATACATGAAGAA
Proteins encoded in this window:
- the LOC143445222 gene encoding uncharacterized protein LOC143445222 isoform X4, whose product is MKRHRISLRPDYTSSGTDHGLPRHGIVPPASSTGNSQLIYSQLYSQPHGNLQHQPPLGMLPRTSDPVYRFDSRSASIFAGSVHQSHIPGAMHLHPSSSVSFPSRRVSLLRDIGIAGEREKELPISAPTSQMIEAARHIPTPVSQISSNIHGPERPITIMGNLHQSFQRQQLQIPANLLGEQSSTPPRHILQHNTAGSRPMADMKKETTVMIKQENGSKVLSTQPSNVASLIGLGSNQLLQRQSSAGPSASSTIDATGAHNGGSGQKSKEDLVQAMDKVDREITKVESEINRLQKKKTQLEESAKKPPEPEKAESSPQRVEPKHRDLWQIIYAENKKKAEAARSVLDGICPIYDMPLYNQPSDTKVYQDNLKKNEEMRPKLLNYFRHRKKLQNIREKYLGARYDQLMDKWQRKTEALESNAKRKAKEAKTREFFEKIFPEVRKQREQQERMDRVGTRGDTCRSDADFAEIVDGLSEQENHLQHMRQQAIVPPMLLDKEERRVTFISNNGYIREPFKEFKESQQLDAWAVQEKAIFKEKYVQHPKNFHLIASFIEKKNVADCILYYYLTKKANNYKALVRKQTLKPRKPKSGRAHASSHHHEQSGSSHKDVTEKADKDDSKKDLSNNSEDSKVDRPPSPRMTRARKQTLNWTEEEINIVKEGFGKHGRDFSLISRMVSNKSEQQVKNFYNHYKNKKKHGLDQLINEGSKKKKTRSTRHAAPSPDISTATADEDASLEPRKLSESSTSEEKHQTNKEKPDDNFIVDEKKIKSKDQDPSPAFSNSKSGIDAGDVLTTSYIRTRRTTAALAAAGQDQHAEFGKRSSDNKSPGSVGEPAEKRHKTERKAKTTELNAKEIVKTEVMTEEVAATSQWSNNDQTTKELDGAKIKQEFKDASVSEISDAAKSENNKVISEEEITKPLLPTQVAEKKDLSKPETSIADNKLVKEQNISEDHDSSATCSADEEPQPLHASQIVGRAKHDSPYAFEFNDSPTRIQLDHHTTRHTPTTAHSITVSTVLTCARNDGALNLAKKPVNSEEMKTIPSKDERPHSLPPRSMVPSVSTSVKMIPASAISGVDDSRPSSTPVYGDFPLPHTTKGTTLFQQQFQTTHQGLKVLSNFTKSSSLYSGQPHIVTNIGNLKYTGPATKPMALSMSSNPNPNSKSMSTVVDLTKGSSASAAPVTTVPLPVASSESKHHYHPVHPSAASLQKDFNPSLSVTSSAVPGELTSGYQHSYSAKDKQAMRERAADIPESPIPVSALLFKSTKAPTLLQPGAAAQNVILKNSDTYRRKEKIKPSLHPMLIGEPTSLDKQYFSAAMSNMACLGSLAGGIPLRQKTVCTSSLSMPIDSLVPSISSPERRSQETIAGIRLANVDRMKTTSQSAVPLIIDPRDIGQSSVYFSNPARRTPLQGPTHADITGICSKQSMSNPVSPTRKDSISRETLLNPLPTLHPAPMFPGYTFSHMLPAGTNLGNIKQEKNTDFQLNIKQSHLDDARRTAISVKVDPAHGFAHQYFPPASHSMVSRDRAIDEGNSLMQRSTLSPQPMPKSSHRSSSALSQNVSRHSSPIAHSHIEKQFKEEIPRPSSAARRTPDRRSVGDSSVSTSHHRSFPSQSITPMSRSRPVLLPDVKPKEEPPVTPITSITHHQIICATATAAVAANPKRHPTTSFNHALAIPTGSDQENNPNVIPFSVNPCYYQIPGAPPGLASMPRPTPPNSRAVSTASENPENSRQKLLSQDFATAQLMQQQQQLAGHFPFQLPGFPAMPPHSNPPNPLVNLRQLELSNQADRISFIPGQTSVASPLSSPHTSLGLIKTSRPQSPPSPHRANTPVKQNVRSLYPSPSPVQIVEAMAQAAGEKFRSSSPLRGPNMDRRSPTYPAHEARKTPPVFHPLPLKESLGRNMALPEGFLGALDPHAATRSATSPNRLSHKSRTIKQEKSSDLIGYDHAVVSESMRGREQSSGTSLSCNRDYHVPLTMVSSESSRTDSEMALQVLSGLSNDASKRTYRSFHEDKSKTDKSNIKREPDKWRQSHVPTGKTQEKIARDLKYTGRTVMTTGLLINAIIDRNINQYEETAKQEDKKEKYKTQEMAIKPPIGKPAHSESGTKRLSDQGPSTQQGLRADPTIISIARQAAVAESLNTISGQNTIPAQRTKTLHECSHDIISGIYNQRSDSTKLPGRANADTQKQEEVAMAQNPMVAVPGVHSSMVMESRIREALQASQGHASGHSSPLHEAVRQTRSDSNTPVAHSSLPPAHSEQSLHHGFQSKHEMKKVDNMQSDNYKHVAPAASQQMFSVLSFRGVQGGASAQQIPPTANISGRPHMVPGGPRTYHPQQSAVREQAPHYEPLSDDSD